The following are encoded in a window of Bacillota bacterium genomic DNA:
- a CDS encoding DNA polymerase III subunit alpha, with protein sequence MNRPPFVHLHVHSYFSFLDGASSPEELVRRAAELGMPALALTDHDNVSGAVRFARAARAAGIQPIQGAEVTLEGGYHLTLLATGPAGYARLCRLLSEAHLNHPRGRPRVRWQDLEAHRQGLIALSGCRRGEIARRLLRRDFAGALEAARRYRLLWGERFYLEVQESLLPGDRFLNRHLQELGERLGIPLVATHDVHYATREGFRTHDLLSCVRLGIPVEEAHPERPLNDDLSLHDPAVMARRFAWAPEALEHAWEIARLCQPALDPARRRYPRFPVPEGESADGYLRRLALAGARERYGRLTPAVRERLERELRVVERLGYADYFLTAWQVVEDARREGIRHSGRGSAGASALAYCLRLTEVDPIARNLPFERFLSLERAEKPDIDLDFDARYRDRVAERVIARYGQEHVAAVATYVTYQARSAVRDMGKVLGYPAEEVDALAKSLPHLPADAIPEALERFPELRRGPWREERYRPLLEASARLAGLPRFLGTHLGGLVISGEPVREVTPLQWAAKRVQIAQFDRDDVEELNLVKVDLLSLKALSLLEDAAADLLRKRPGFRYEALPLDDPATYRLLRKGQTVGVFQLESPAQRALQARLGAERLEDVVASLALIRPGPIKGNMVDPYVARRQGREPVTFPHPALAPILEKTYGVVLFQEQVIAIATELAGFTPGEADRLRRLMTHARSRQEMRAMGEEFVRRAVARGVGEATARQVFASLEGYASYGFCEAHAAAFATTSYWTAYLSAHHPAHFFAALLNNQPMGFYAPATLVNEARNRGVRFLGLDVNRSGERFAVEGRDGREAIRIPLARVKGIRQAELGSILEARRAAPFTSFADFRRRTRVERETLERLILAGAFDALHPNRRALLAWLPPAAGPSGPAGVQQPLAIEPAEAGPDFTPEERLLLEYQVLGMSAQGHPMHLWRDRLRREGYLSRRELERVADGRLVRVAGLPVRPHRPPTRSGRTVVFLSLEDETGLTDVTVFEGTYQRYGHLLFGPETPPLRVVGRLQRRGLGLAVVAEWIGELRADGLSPRTAAGTARERGLPAR encoded by the coding sequence GTGAACCGCCCGCCGTTCGTCCACCTGCACGTCCATTCCTACTTCTCCTTCCTGGACGGCGCCAGCTCGCCCGAAGAGCTGGTGCGGCGCGCCGCCGAGCTGGGCATGCCCGCGCTGGCGCTCACCGACCACGACAACGTCAGCGGCGCGGTCCGCTTCGCGCGGGCGGCCCGGGCCGCCGGCATCCAGCCGATCCAGGGCGCCGAGGTGACGCTGGAGGGGGGCTACCACCTCACCCTGCTGGCCACGGGGCCGGCGGGGTACGCCCGCCTCTGTCGGCTGCTCTCCGAGGCCCACCTGAACCACCCGCGCGGGCGGCCGCGGGTGCGCTGGCAGGACCTGGAGGCCCATCGCCAGGGGCTGATCGCCCTCTCCGGCTGCCGGCGCGGGGAGATCGCCCGCCGCCTCCTCCGCCGCGACTTCGCCGGCGCGCTGGAGGCCGCGCGCCGTTACCGCTTGCTCTGGGGGGAGCGCTTCTACCTCGAGGTGCAGGAATCGCTCCTCCCCGGGGACCGCTTCCTGAACCGCCACCTGCAGGAGTTGGGCGAGCGCCTCGGCATCCCGTTGGTGGCCACCCACGACGTCCACTACGCGACGCGGGAGGGCTTCCGGACGCACGACCTGCTCAGCTGCGTCCGCCTGGGCATCCCCGTCGAGGAGGCGCACCCCGAGCGCCCGCTCAACGACGACCTGAGCCTGCACGACCCGGCCGTCATGGCCCGCCGCTTCGCCTGGGCGCCGGAGGCGCTGGAGCACGCCTGGGAGATCGCCCGGCTCTGCCAACCGGCGCTGGATCCAGCCCGGCGCCGCTACCCGCGCTTCCCGGTGCCCGAAGGCGAGAGCGCCGACGGCTATCTCCGCCGCCTGGCGCTGGCCGGCGCCCGCGAACGGTACGGCCGCCTGACGCCGGCTGTCCGCGAGCGGCTGGAGCGGGAGCTCCGGGTGGTGGAGAGGCTGGGCTACGCCGACTACTTCCTGACCGCCTGGCAGGTGGTGGAGGACGCCCGCCGGGAGGGGATCCGCCACTCCGGCCGCGGCTCGGCCGGCGCCAGCGCGCTCGCCTACTGCCTCCGCCTCACCGAGGTCGACCCCATCGCGCGCAACCTGCCCTTCGAGCGCTTTCTGAGCCTGGAGCGGGCGGAGAAGCCGGACATCGACCTCGACTTCGACGCCCGCTACCGGGACCGGGTGGCTGAGCGGGTGATCGCCCGCTACGGGCAGGAGCACGTGGCCGCGGTCGCCACCTACGTCACCTACCAGGCGCGCTCGGCGGTGCGCGACATGGGCAAGGTGCTGGGCTATCCGGCGGAGGAGGTCGACGCGCTGGCCAAGAGCCTCCCCCACCTCCCCGCCGACGCCATCCCCGAGGCGCTGGAGCGCTTCCCGGAGCTGCGCCGCGGTCCCTGGAGGGAGGAGCGCTACCGGCCCCTCCTGGAGGCCAGCGCCCGCCTGGCCGGCCTCCCCCGTTTCCTCGGCACGCACCTGGGGGGCCTCGTGATCAGCGGCGAGCCTGTCCGGGAGGTGACGCCGCTCCAGTGGGCGGCCAAGAGGGTGCAGATCGCCCAGTTCGACCGCGACGACGTGGAGGAGCTCAACCTGGTCAAGGTCGACCTCCTCTCGCTCAAGGCGCTCAGCCTGCTGGAGGACGCCGCCGCGGACCTCTTGCGGAAGCGCCCGGGCTTCCGCTACGAAGCGCTGCCCCTGGACGACCCGGCCACCTACCGGCTCCTCCGAAAGGGGCAGACCGTCGGCGTCTTCCAGCTGGAGAGCCCCGCCCAGCGGGCGCTCCAGGCGCGCCTGGGGGCCGAGCGCCTGGAGGACGTGGTGGCCAGCCTCGCCCTCATCCGCCCAGGCCCCATCAAGGGGAACATGGTCGACCCCTACGTCGCCCGGCGGCAGGGGCGGGAGCCGGTCACCTTCCCCCACCCTGCGCTGGCGCCGATCCTGGAGAAGACCTACGGGGTCGTCCTCTTCCAGGAGCAGGTGATCGCCATCGCCACCGAGTTGGCCGGCTTCACCCCCGGCGAGGCCGACCGGCTCCGCAGGCTGATGACGCATGCCCGCTCGCGCCAGGAGATGCGCGCGATGGGCGAGGAGTTCGTCCGCCGCGCGGTCGCCCGGGGCGTCGGCGAGGCGACGGCCCGCCAGGTCTTCGCCTCTCTGGAGGGCTACGCCAGCTACGGGTTCTGCGAGGCGCACGCCGCCGCCTTCGCCACCACCAGCTATTGGACGGCCTACCTCTCGGCCCATCACCCCGCGCACTTCTTCGCCGCACTCTTGAACAACCAGCCGATGGGCTTCTACGCGCCGGCGACGCTGGTCAACGAGGCGCGCAACCGCGGCGTCCGCTTCCTGGGACTGGACGTCAACCGGAGCGGCGAGCGCTTCGCGGTGGAGGGGCGCGACGGCCGGGAGGCGATCCGCATCCCCCTCGCCCGGGTGAAGGGGATCCGGCAGGCGGAGCTGGGCTCCATCCTGGAGGCCCGCCGGGCGGCCCCCTTCACCTCCTTCGCCGACTTCCGGCGGCGCACCCGGGTGGAGCGGGAGACGCTGGAGCGGCTGATCCTGGCCGGCGCCTTCGACGCGCTCCACCCCAACCGGCGGGCGCTCCTCGCCTGGCTCCCGCCCGCGGCCGGACCGTCGGGTCCCGCGGGCGTCCAGCAACCGCTGGCGATCGAGCCGGCCGAGGCCGGCCCCGACTTCACGCCGGAGGAGCGGCTCCTCCTCGAGTACCAGGTGCTGGGCATGAGCGCGCAGGGGCACCCCATGCACCTCTGGCGCGACCGGCTGCGCCGCGAGGGCTACCTGAGCCGGCGGGAGCTGGAGCGGGTGGCGGATGGTCGCCTCGTCCGGGTGGCCGGCCTGCCGGTCCGCCCCCACCGCCCGCCCACGCGGAGCGGGAGGACCGTGGTCTTTCTCTCGCTGGAGGACGAGACCGGGCTGACCGACGTCACGGTTTTCGAAGGGACGTACCAGCGCTACGGGCACCTGCTCTTCGGCCCGGAGACGCCCCCCCTGCGGGTGGTGGGCCGTCTCCAGCGACGCGGCCTGGGCCTCGCCGTGGTGGCCGAGTGGATCGGGGAGCTGCGCGCCGACGGTCTCTCCCCCCGGACCGCGGCCGGGACGGCGCGGGAGCGGGGGCTGCCCGCCCGTTGA
- a CDS encoding helix-turn-helix domain-containing protein — protein sequence MGKRAEKGTAEKERRGRQPGTGSAALGGLLAALRLSRGLSLRELGRRIGKAASTVQAWEQGRRMPGLDDLMVLAHELGYELEELVRLAAAPRRQLRQELAATRRELRRLEPGGRPGVAEGEPSRRRLELERRRAFLERLLAASEAAGGERDGAGAALPELARLGALPARRLPVAGEIAAGRPRFALEEAGDFVDVPPGMAAAYALRVVGDSMVGAGIDPGDVVLVRSEEAAEPGAVVVALLGGQEVTVKHLVRVGERYFLRANNPARDYADIPLGPEDRLLGVVEGVLKRPGPPPKEGRARWARS from the coding sequence ATGGGGAAGAGGGCGGAGAAGGGGACGGCGGAGAAGGAGAGACGGGGGCGGCAGCCCGGGACGGGCAGCGCGGCGCTGGGCGGCCTCCTGGCTGCCCTGCGCCTCTCGCGGGGCCTCTCGTTGCGCGAGCTGGGGCGGCGGATCGGCAAGGCGGCCTCGACCGTCCAGGCCTGGGAGCAGGGCCGGCGGATGCCCGGGCTCGACGACCTGATGGTCCTCGCCCACGAGCTCGGATACGAGCTGGAGGAGCTGGTCCGTCTGGCCGCCGCGCCCCGCCGGCAGCTGAGGCAGGAGCTGGCCGCCACCCGAAGGGAGCTGCGGCGGCTGGAGCCGGGAGGGCGTCCGGGCGTCGCGGAGGGGGAGCCGTCGCGGCGGCGGCTGGAGCTGGAGCGGCGCCGGGCCTTCCTGGAGCGCCTCCTGGCCGCCAGCGAGGCGGCGGGAGGCGAGCGGGACGGCGCCGGCGCGGCACTCCCCGAACTGGCGCGCCTCGGCGCGCTTCCCGCGCGCCGCCTGCCCGTGGCGGGCGAGATCGCGGCGGGCCGGCCGCGCTTCGCCCTGGAGGAGGCGGGCGACTTCGTCGACGTCCCTCCGGGGATGGCGGCCGCCTATGCGCTCCGGGTGGTGGGCGACAGCATGGTAGGGGCGGGCATCGATCCGGGCGACGTGGTGCTGGTGCGGAGCGAGGAGGCCGCGGAGCCCGGTGCGGTGGTGGTGGCGCTGCTGGGCGGGCAGGAGGTGACCGTCAAGCACTTGGTCCGCGTGGGTGAGCGGTACTTCCTGCGCGCCAACAACCCGGCGCGCGACTACGCGGACATCCCCCTGGGACCGGAGGACCGCCTGCTGGGGGTCGTGGAGGGCGTCCTGAAGCGCCCGGGGCCGCCTCCGAAGGAGGGGCGGGCGCGATGGGCGAGATCCTGA
- a CDS encoding MFS transporter, with protein MSELAASVQRKRMLRIIPYVFLLYIVAYLDRVNVGFAALEMNKALGFDPAVFGLGSGIFFFGYFILEIPSTVMVERWSARRWIARILVTWGVVAILMAFIRTPWQFYLVRFVLGLAEAGFFPGIILYLTHWFRQEEQARAVALFMSALAVSNIVGAPVSGYILQHVHWLGLAGWQWVYILEGLPAVVLGFLNIWLMADRPAEARWLTDQEKRWLEGELERETAAVRQRHQLTLWQGLLRWDTWRLALIYFFWITGFYGFGIWFPTILKHITTSQNDLLVGLLTAAAYIPALVAMILAGRHSDRTGERKFHLFTAIVAGAAALLISALAGGQVVLAFAFFTLAAIGIYSAFGPFWSLPSTFLTDDARAAGIGLVNSVGNLGGFVGPFAVGYLNKATGQFLSGLLFLIASLLVAGLLVLTLRREPEAAAAAAAAGGWPGRSEGA; from the coding sequence ATGTCGGAACTCGCGGCATCGGTGCAGCGCAAGCGGATGCTGCGCATCATCCCCTACGTCTTCCTCCTGTACATCGTCGCCTACCTGGACCGGGTCAACGTGGGCTTCGCGGCGCTGGAGATGAACAAGGCGCTGGGCTTCGACCCGGCCGTCTTCGGCCTGGGCTCCGGCATCTTCTTCTTCGGGTATTTCATCCTGGAGATCCCGTCCACGGTGATGGTGGAGCGCTGGAGCGCGCGGCGCTGGATCGCCCGGATCCTGGTCACCTGGGGGGTCGTCGCCATCCTGATGGCCTTCATCCGGACGCCCTGGCAGTTCTACCTGGTCCGCTTCGTCCTGGGTCTGGCGGAGGCGGGCTTCTTCCCGGGGATCATCCTCTACCTGACGCACTGGTTCCGCCAGGAAGAGCAGGCGCGAGCGGTGGCGCTCTTCATGAGCGCGCTCGCCGTCTCCAACATCGTGGGCGCACCCGTCAGCGGCTACATTCTCCAGCATGTCCACTGGCTCGGCCTGGCCGGCTGGCAGTGGGTCTACATCCTGGAAGGGCTGCCCGCCGTGGTTCTCGGGTTCCTGAACATCTGGCTGATGGCCGACCGTCCCGCCGAGGCGCGCTGGCTGACCGACCAGGAGAAGCGCTGGCTTGAGGGCGAGCTGGAGCGCGAGACGGCCGCCGTCCGCCAGCGCCATCAGCTGACGCTCTGGCAGGGTCTCCTGCGCTGGGACACCTGGCGGCTGGCGCTGATCTACTTCTTCTGGATCACCGGCTTCTACGGCTTCGGCATCTGGTTCCCCACGATCCTCAAGCACATCACCACCTCGCAGAACGACCTGCTGGTGGGCCTCCTGACGGCCGCCGCCTACATCCCCGCGCTGGTCGCCATGATCCTGGCGGGCCGGCACTCCGACCGGACGGGCGAGAGGAAGTTCCACCTGTTCACGGCCATCGTCGCGGGGGCGGCAGCGCTGCTGATCAGCGCGCTGGCCGGTGGCCAGGTGGTCCTCGCCTTCGCCTTCTTCACGCTGGCCGCCATCGGCATCTACAGCGCCTTCGGGCCCTTCTGGTCGCTGCCTTCCACCTTTCTCACCGACGACGCCCGCGCGGCGGGCATCGGGCTGGTCAACTCGGTGGGCAACCTGGGCGGCTTCGTCGGCCCCTTCGCGGTGGGTTACCTGAACAAGGCGACCGGCCAGTTCCTGAGCGGCCTCCTCTTTCTCATCGCCAGTCTGCTGGTGGCCGGTCTGCTGGTGTTGACGCTGCGCCGCGAGCCGGAGGCGGCGGCTGCGGCCGCAGCCGCGGGCGGCTGGCCGGGTCGGAGCGAGGGCGCCTGA
- a CDS encoding amidohydrolase family protein — MSSEAGKVVIRGGRLVDTRAGRVLEGWGVVLDAASGRIEAAGPLAALRYPEGAQVLEAGEATLLPGLIDAHVHLTATAEAGPAALLAEMRRSVPQLTLLAAENARKTVEAGFTTVRDAGDAAGVVVHAIRDAVEEGRLPGPRIRSSGYPLSITGGHGDIANGWPEDVLFLRRRVADGVDEVRRAAREELRRGADQLKLMASGGVMSEGDSPRARGFTEEEMRAAVEEAHNVGKPVMAHAQATGGIRNALRAGVDSVEHGFFFDDECVELLQARGAWLVPTLVAVRRILEHGERGGIPAANVAKARLGAEAHLESFRRVREAGGRIALGTDAGTPFNPNGANAAELGLMVEAGMTPMEALVAATRSGAELLGVEAGILEPGRWADVLVVRGDPLADIRLLEDRSNILAVFKAGRPVFLRDVELRPAGAPGGGPQVAAGRGA; from the coding sequence TTGTCGTCCGAGGCCGGGAAGGTGGTCATCCGCGGCGGGCGTCTCGTCGACACGCGCGCCGGCAGGGTGCTCGAGGGCTGGGGAGTGGTGCTGGACGCCGCCAGCGGGCGGATCGAGGCGGCGGGACCGCTGGCTGCGCTCCGCTACCCGGAGGGCGCGCAGGTCCTGGAGGCGGGCGAGGCCACGCTCCTCCCGGGGCTGATCGACGCCCACGTCCACCTGACCGCCACCGCGGAGGCCGGGCCGGCGGCGCTCCTGGCCGAGATGCGGCGGAGCGTGCCCCAGCTGACGCTCCTGGCGGCCGAGAACGCGCGGAAGACGGTGGAAGCAGGCTTCACCACCGTCCGCGACGCCGGCGACGCGGCCGGCGTGGTGGTCCACGCCATCCGGGACGCCGTCGAGGAGGGCCGTCTTCCGGGGCCGAGGATCCGCTCCTCAGGCTACCCCCTCTCCATCACCGGCGGGCACGGCGACATCGCCAACGGCTGGCCGGAGGACGTGCTCTTTCTGCGACGGCGCGTGGCCGACGGCGTCGACGAGGTGCGGAGGGCGGCGCGCGAGGAGCTCCGGCGCGGCGCGGACCAGTTGAAGCTGATGGCCTCCGGCGGCGTCATGTCCGAGGGCGACAGCCCGCGGGCGCGGGGCTTCACGGAGGAGGAGATGCGCGCCGCGGTGGAGGAGGCGCACAACGTGGGCAAGCCGGTGATGGCGCACGCCCAGGCCACTGGCGGCATCCGCAACGCCCTCCGCGCCGGCGTCGACTCGGTGGAGCACGGCTTCTTCTTCGACGACGAGTGCGTCGAACTGTTGCAGGCGCGGGGCGCCTGGCTGGTGCCCACGCTGGTGGCGGTCCGCCGGATCCTGGAGCACGGCGAGCGGGGCGGCATCCCCGCCGCCAACGTGGCCAAGGCGCGCCTGGGGGCCGAGGCGCACCTGGAGAGCTTCCGCCGCGTCCGCGAGGCGGGCGGGCGCATCGCGTTGGGCACCGACGCCGGCACGCCCTTCAACCCGAACGGTGCCAACGCCGCGGAGCTCGGCCTCATGGTGGAGGCCGGGATGACGCCCATGGAGGCGCTGGTGGCGGCGACGCGCAGCGGCGCGGAGCTGCTCGGGGTGGAGGCGGGCATTCTGGAGCCGGGGCGGTGGGCGGACGTGCTGGTGGTGCGCGGCGACCCGCTGGCCGACATCCGCCTTCTGGAAGATCGCTCCAACATCCTGGCGGTCTTCAAGGCCGGGCGGCCGGTCTTCCTGCGCGACGTGGAGCTCCGGCCGGCCGGGGCGCCGGGCGGCGGGCCGCAGGTGGCGGCCGGCCGGGGGGCGTGA
- a CDS encoding CvpA family protein has translation MTAGGLVDLVVLLFLVLQAASGLQAGFLLAASGLAGRLLGLYLAWRLAPVLAGGGAGQSAAARLAAWLESQLGGLVAAQAGQAARFLVWIFAFALVLVVVELVVEVVGRLLHGTVGRLPGFSLLDRVGGAALQLAGAAVMVAVLADLALQAAGPLHLAGLSAALRHSQVVQVLAPLGHSLLSLGPQQALDAFRLLP, from the coding sequence ATGACGGCGGGCGGCCTCGTCGATCTGGTCGTCCTGCTCTTTCTCGTGCTGCAGGCGGCCTCCGGTCTCCAGGCCGGCTTCCTGCTGGCCGCCTCCGGGCTGGCCGGCCGGCTCCTGGGACTCTACCTGGCCTGGAGGCTGGCGCCGGTCCTGGCCGGCGGCGGTGCCGGCCAGTCGGCGGCCGCGCGCCTGGCGGCCTGGCTGGAGAGCCAGCTGGGCGGACTGGTGGCGGCCCAGGCGGGGCAGGCCGCCCGCTTCCTCGTCTGGATCTTCGCCTTCGCCCTGGTGCTGGTCGTGGTGGAGCTGGTGGTGGAGGTGGTCGGCCGCCTCCTGCACGGGACGGTGGGGCGGCTGCCGGGCTTCTCCCTGCTGGACCGGGTGGGCGGCGCGGCGCTCCAGCTGGCGGGCGCCGCGGTGATGGTGGCGGTCCTGGCCGACCTGGCGCTGCAGGCGGCCGGCCCGCTCCACCTCGCCGGCCTGTCGGCGGCGCTGCGCCACTCGCAGGTGGTGCAGGTGCTGGCCCCCCTCGGCCACAGCCTCCTCTCCCTCGGCCCGCAGCAGGCGCTGGATGCCTTCCGCCTTCTCCCCTGA
- a CDS encoding DUF72 domain-containing protein — MGEILIGTSGYSYKDWIGPFYPPGLPERRMLEFYARRFPFTEVNATYYRLPAARTFESMARRVPPGFLFAVKGYRGLTHERSEASEREARLFREALEPLRAGGRLGAVLLQFPYAFRNREEERAWLGRLRRWLDGLPLVAEFRHEGWFRPATYAWLRELGVGLVCVDAPRLPGLPPPVAERTAPVAYVRFHGRNASRWWSHEEAYERYDYLYRTAELEEWVPRLRALAAGEGRLLVAFNNHYQGQAVVNARMLARLLGVEPAGEGPPEGEPPR, encoded by the coding sequence ATGGGCGAGATCCTGATCGGCACCTCGGGGTACAGCTACAAGGACTGGATCGGCCCCTTCTACCCGCCCGGCCTGCCGGAGCGGAGGATGCTGGAGTTCTACGCCCGGCGCTTCCCCTTCACCGAGGTGAACGCCACCTACTACCGGTTGCCCGCGGCCCGGACCTTCGAGAGCATGGCACGCCGCGTGCCGCCCGGCTTCCTCTTCGCGGTCAAGGGCTACCGCGGGCTGACCCACGAGCGGAGCGAGGCTTCGGAGCGCGAGGCGCGTCTCTTCCGTGAGGCGCTGGAGCCGCTGCGGGCCGGGGGGCGCCTGGGGGCGGTCCTCCTCCAGTTCCCCTACGCCTTCCGCAACCGGGAGGAGGAACGCGCCTGGCTCGGCCGCCTCCGCCGCTGGCTGGACGGGCTGCCCCTGGTGGCGGAGTTCCGGCACGAGGGATGGTTCCGGCCGGCGACCTACGCCTGGCTCCGGGAGCTGGGCGTGGGCCTGGTCTGCGTCGACGCGCCGAGGCTGCCCGGGCTTCCTCCGCCCGTGGCCGAGCGGACCGCCCCCGTCGCCTACGTCCGCTTCCACGGGCGGAACGCCTCGCGCTGGTGGAGCCACGAGGAGGCCTACGAGCGGTACGACTACCTCTACCGGACGGCCGAGCTGGAGGAGTGGGTGCCGCGGTTGCGCGCGCTGGCCGCCGGGGAGGGTCGCCTCTTGGTCGCCTTCAACAACCACTACCAGGGCCAGGCGGTGGTCAACGCGCGCATGCTCGCCCGTCTGCTGGGCGTGGAGCCGGCAGGCGAGGGGCCGCCGGAGGGCGAACCGCCTCGCTGA
- a CDS encoding anion permease, with protein sequence MRSARARARPAEGTGRALASLLAALLVGLAVAAWPGLPGGAGRPALAVAAGAVLLWTALPVPLPVAALLVVVALVLSGAAQPALAFSGFASEATILLIGGMLMARGVELSGLARRVALGLAWRTGAWRGGTLWGLLLLPQVLAWGVPANAVRSQLMLPVVEAMLERGRETGAPPEAERAWRRQWMLALAFGGNVSNTGLLPAAVGNILTVAVLARTAGLHVGYFTWLGGAWPVWLGGMLAAIPAIRRAAPAPEPPSDFRRRLQAEVEALGPLAPEERRAAAWVLLAVLLWATGSQTGIPLSVSALLAGVAMALPGVGVGPWREIARIDWGTVVTVAGTIGLGNALTDTGAAAWVARGLAGGPLSAVLDRQGWDVLTVALLTHLLHLVLSNVSSEVVVLAPLVVSLARAHGADPLAWGMALALAADNGYFLAVQTVSNMVAVTQGGLLQKEMWRPGLWLTAANVLLVVAAALLWWPRLGIGR encoded by the coding sequence GTGAGATCCGCGCGCGCGCGGGCGCGGCCGGCCGAGGGCACGGGCCGCGCCCTGGCCAGCCTGCTGGCGGCGCTCCTGGTCGGGCTGGCGGTGGCGGCCTGGCCCGGCCTGCCGGGTGGCGCCGGCAGGCCGGCGCTGGCGGTGGCCGCCGGGGCGGTCCTCCTCTGGACCGCCCTGCCCGTGCCGCTGCCGGTGGCGGCGCTGCTGGTGGTGGTGGCGCTGGTCCTGAGCGGCGCCGCCCAGCCGGCGTTGGCCTTCAGCGGCTTCGCCTCCGAGGCGACCATCCTGCTCATCGGCGGCATGCTGATGGCGCGCGGCGTGGAGCTCTCCGGCCTGGCGCGGCGGGTGGCGCTGGGGCTGGCCTGGCGGACGGGCGCATGGCGCGGCGGCACCCTATGGGGGCTGCTTCTCCTCCCCCAGGTGCTGGCCTGGGGCGTGCCCGCCAACGCGGTCCGCTCCCAGCTGATGCTGCCCGTGGTGGAGGCGATGCTCGAACGCGGGCGGGAGACGGGCGCCCCGCCCGAGGCCGAGCGGGCCTGGCGGCGCCAGTGGATGCTGGCGCTCGCCTTCGGCGGCAACGTCTCCAACACAGGGCTGCTGCCGGCCGCGGTGGGCAACATCCTGACCGTCGCCGTCCTGGCACGGACGGCAGGACTCCACGTGGGCTATTTCACCTGGCTGGGGGGCGCCTGGCCGGTCTGGCTGGGCGGCATGCTGGCGGCGATTCCCGCCATCCGCCGCGCGGCTCCAGCCCCCGAGCCGCCAAGCGACTTCCGGCGGCGCTTGCAGGCGGAGGTCGAGGCGCTGGGCCCGCTGGCGCCGGAAGAGCGGCGCGCGGCCGCCTGGGTGCTGCTGGCCGTCCTCCTCTGGGCGACGGGAAGCCAGACGGGTATCCCCCTCTCCGTCAGCGCCCTCCTGGCCGGCGTGGCCATGGCTCTGCCCGGCGTCGGCGTGGGTCCGTGGCGGGAGATCGCCCGCATCGACTGGGGGACGGTGGTGACCGTCGCCGGAACCATCGGGCTGGGTAACGCCCTGACCGACACGGGCGCCGCCGCCTGGGTCGCCCGCGGTCTGGCCGGCGGTCCCCTCTCGGCCGTCCTGGACCGCCAGGGGTGGGACGTGCTGACGGTCGCCCTCCTCACCCACCTGCTCCACTTGGTGCTGAGCAACGTCTCCAGCGAGGTGGTGGTGCTGGCGCCGCTGGTCGTCTCGCTGGCGCGTGCTCACGGCGCGGACCCCCTGGCCTGGGGGATGGCGCTGGCGCTGGCCGCCGACAACGGCTACTTCCTGGCCGTCCAGACCGTCTCCAACATGGTCGCCGTCACCCAGGGCGGTCTCCTCCAGAAAGAGATGTGGCGTCCCGGCCTCTGGCTGACGGCGGCCAACGTCCTGCTGGTGGTCGCCGCCGCTCTGCTCTGGTGGCCGCGCCTGGGGATCGGCCGCTGA
- a CDS encoding DUF6504 family protein encodes MGRPLRVLCTPSGRPRLLLWRGRRYPVEAVLERWRDVGRWWAGEPPKLFFRLQTADGALWEIYRDSGAASSWHLYRLYD; translated from the coding sequence GTGGGCCGTCCCCTGCGCGTCCTCTGCACGCCCTCCGGCCGGCCGAGGCTTCTCCTCTGGCGCGGGCGCCGCTACCCGGTGGAGGCCGTCCTGGAGCGTTGGAGGGACGTCGGGCGCTGGTGGGCGGGCGAGCCGCCCAAGCTCTTCTTCCGCCTCCAGACCGCCGACGGCGCGCTCTGGGAGATCTATCGCGACTCCGGGGCCGCCTCTTCCTGGCACCTCTACCGGCTCTACGACTGA